The proteins below are encoded in one region of Bremerella sp. P1:
- a CDS encoding type II secretion system F family protein, with the protein MPLSLEVVGAFLGISILLFLVGSLMLWLGRNRAQDYLEASSGKSLGVFTKLFAYMIPIANESRDKLQSELVKAGHYGKYAAEDYLALRNAAVFAWLIFVAVALVLTINDGPAAQQFYFIVGGVVLLLIWGLPRIILSTSASARVQRIRYGLPDGLDMVTMTVSAGMPLQRAIAHVSRELRSSHNDLACELTILEGQASARSLDYALKEFAKRVDDPDVTALSTMIHHAERLGGNVANAFHEFADSIRETRRQRAEEEGNRTSIKLLFPVIFFLAPPIYVLLLGPAVMELRNFSYRETAPGGALNQSATQSAISAAPEQQNGFSPTGN; encoded by the coding sequence ATGCCATTAAGCTTGGAAGTTGTCGGAGCCTTTCTCGGAATTAGCATCCTGCTATTTCTGGTAGGTAGCCTTATGCTTTGGCTGGGGCGTAATCGGGCCCAGGATTACCTGGAAGCTTCCAGCGGTAAGTCGCTGGGGGTTTTCACGAAGCTTTTCGCGTACATGATTCCGATTGCCAACGAAAGCCGAGACAAGCTTCAATCGGAACTGGTCAAGGCTGGCCATTACGGTAAATACGCTGCGGAAGATTACCTGGCTCTGCGTAACGCGGCCGTTTTCGCTTGGCTGATCTTTGTTGCGGTCGCTTTGGTTCTGACCATCAATGATGGCCCAGCAGCCCAACAGTTTTACTTCATCGTTGGTGGTGTCGTTCTGCTGTTGATCTGGGGGCTCCCCCGAATCATTTTGTCGACTTCCGCATCGGCCCGGGTACAACGCATTCGTTATGGTCTGCCTGACGGGTTGGACATGGTGACGATGACCGTTTCCGCCGGCATGCCACTCCAACGAGCCATCGCTCACGTTAGCCGGGAACTGCGAAGCTCGCACAACGACTTGGCTTGCGAACTGACGATCCTGGAAGGCCAAGCCTCCGCCCGATCGTTGGATTACGCGTTGAAAGAGTTTGCGAAGCGTGTCGATGACCCAGACGTGACAGCTCTTTCGACGATGATTCATCATGCGGAACGTCTGGGTGGAAATGTGGCGAATGCTTTCCACGAGTTTGCCGACAGCATCCGAGAGACACGCCGTCAGCGAGCAGAGGAAGAAGGGAACCGCACATCGATCAAACTGCTTTTCCCAGTGATCTTCTTCCTGGCACCGCCGATCTACGTCCTATTGCTGGGACCGGCGGTCATGGAGCTTCGCAATTTCTCGTATCGTGAAACCGCGCCGGGTGGGGCCCTGAATCAGTCCGCCACCCAGTCGGCAATCTCTGCCGCTCCAGAGCAACAGAACGGCTTCTCACCGACCGGCAATTAA
- a CDS encoding type II secretion system F family protein — MDQLALALNANSLPILVFGGMAAALGALLMGVRDLFVSRDSRLMASPILKKLPARIEEADASAVDRFDVWLERAIYMTGMNMSITMAAMLFILIGMTAGMAVFVFSEDLLYSVVAGLFGIVICFIILSISYKRVMKQFEEQFPSALDLLARAVRAGESLDQALVMIGDSVNAPVAGEFRRIAKHLEMGLSLSAAMKSFAYRVPTMDVRIFASALSVHREAGGNLPKTLERLAGVIRDRMSYQRQLKSVTGAGRITALIISCLGPLLFMYLFFVQPEYSSSLWNDPTGRLVLIGAAISQVIGLFIVSRMLRSRY; from the coding sequence GTGGATCAACTAGCCCTAGCACTGAATGCCAATTCGCTGCCGATCCTTGTGTTCGGTGGGATGGCCGCCGCACTCGGGGCGTTGCTGATGGGTGTCCGCGACCTGTTCGTTTCGCGCGACTCTCGCTTGATGGCGTCTCCGATCCTGAAGAAGCTACCTGCTCGCATTGAAGAAGCAGACGCTTCCGCTGTCGATCGATTCGATGTGTGGCTGGAACGTGCCATCTACATGACCGGCATGAACATGAGCATCACCATGGCGGCGATGTTGTTCATCCTGATTGGCATGACCGCCGGGATGGCCGTGTTTGTCTTCAGCGAAGACCTGCTGTATAGCGTCGTCGCCGGGCTTTTCGGCATCGTGATCTGCTTCATCATCCTTTCCATCAGCTACAAGCGTGTGATGAAGCAGTTTGAAGAACAGTTTCCCTCGGCTCTTGATCTTTTGGCCCGTGCCGTTCGTGCAGGGGAAAGCCTGGATCAGGCCTTGGTCATGATCGGCGACTCGGTAAATGCCCCCGTTGCCGGCGAATTCCGCCGGATCGCCAAACATTTGGAGATGGGACTATCGCTTTCGGCGGCCATGAAGAGCTTTGCCTATCGCGTTCCGACCATGGATGTTCGCATTTTCGCTTCGGCCCTGAGCGTTCACCGCGAGGCGGGTGGTAACCTGCCCAAAACCCTGGAACGACTGGCCGGTGTGATTCGTGACCGGATGAGCTACCAGCGTCAACTTAAGAGCGTGACTGGTGCAGGCCGCATTACGGCCCTGATCATTTCCTGCTTGGGTCCGCTGCTGTTTATGTACCTGTTCTTCGTTCAGCCCGAATACAGCAGTTCGCTGTGGAATGATCCGACAGGTCGCCTGGTGCTGATTGGCGCTGCCATTTCCCAGGTAATCGGTTTGTTCATCGTCAGCCGCATGTTACGTAGCCGCTATTAA
- a CDS encoding CpaF family protein — MIRFTSSQPKSETPLSEIDFQRLKSDIHEQLVESLDLSLVARIDDERMRANVESLAKDVIREYRPKIDKDLHERLLEELQAEVFGLGPLEPLMDDPSISDILVNNAHEVYLERLGRLEKSDIVFADDAHLIRIIQRVVARVGRRIDEVSPMVDARLPDGSRINAVVPPLALNGPKLSIRRFGVEHLRLEKLLENETINQPMVDFLQAAVQGRVSFMISGGTGAGKTTMLNALSKSIPDDERIVTIEDSAELLLQHAHVVGMETRPANSEGQGSVTPRDLVRNSLRMRPDRILVGEVRGPEALDMLQAMNTGHEGSLTTIHANDAVDALHRLEMMVAMTGFELPVNVIRRYVASGIRIIVHVARLKGGVRKVMRIAEIAGTEGGEYQLNDIFRFEHQGLDAEGRATGRFVATGYQPQCVDRFLESGVSIDTSIFQATT; from the coding sequence ATGATTCGATTTACCTCTTCGCAGCCCAAGTCGGAAACGCCTCTTAGCGAGATCGATTTCCAGCGTCTGAAGTCGGACATTCACGAACAGCTGGTCGAATCGTTAGACCTTTCGCTGGTCGCACGAATCGACGATGAGCGGATGCGAGCCAACGTTGAGAGTCTGGCCAAAGACGTCATTCGCGAATACCGTCCGAAGATCGACAAGGACCTTCACGAGCGACTCCTGGAAGAGCTTCAAGCCGAAGTCTTCGGCCTGGGTCCACTCGAACCGCTGATGGACGACCCGTCGATCAGCGATATCCTGGTCAACAACGCTCACGAGGTTTACCTGGAACGCTTGGGCCGTTTGGAAAAATCGGACATTGTGTTTGCCGACGACGCTCACTTGATTCGGATTATCCAGCGAGTTGTGGCTCGCGTGGGTCGCCGAATCGACGAAGTCAGCCCGATGGTCGACGCTCGACTGCCGGACGGTTCGCGTATCAATGCGGTCGTTCCCCCGCTGGCCTTGAACGGTCCGAAGCTCTCGATTCGCCGTTTTGGTGTCGAGCATCTGCGTCTCGAGAAACTGCTGGAAAACGAAACGATCAACCAACCGATGGTCGATTTCCTGCAAGCCGCCGTCCAAGGACGCGTGAGCTTCATGATCTCAGGCGGTACGGGTGCCGGTAAAACGACCATGCTCAACGCACTGAGCAAGTCGATCCCGGACGACGAACGCATCGTGACCATCGAAGACTCGGCCGAACTTTTGCTACAACACGCCCACGTCGTTGGCATGGAAACACGCCCGGCGAACTCGGAAGGCCAAGGTTCTGTCACGCCGCGAGACCTGGTCCGCAATAGCTTGCGTATGCGTCCCGACCGTATCCTGGTGGGTGAAGTCCGCGGGCCGGAAGCTCTGGATATGCTGCAAGCGATGAACACGGGTCACGAAGGGTCGCTAACTACGATTCACGCAAACGACGCTGTCGACGCTTTGCACCGCTTGGAAATGATGGTCGCGATGACCGGATTCGAGCTGCCGGTGAACGTCATTCGCCGTTACGTTGCCAGCGGTATCCGCATCATCGTTCATGTGGCACGTCTCAAAGGTGGTGTGCGTAAGGTAATGCGAATTGCCGAGATCGCCGGTACCGAAGGGGGCGAATACCAGTTGAACGACATTTTCCGCTTCGAGCACCAGGGACTCGATGCCGAAGGCCGCGCAACGGGTCGATTTGTCGCAACCGGCTACCAACCGCAATGTGTTGATCGGTTCCTGGAATCAGGCGTCAGCATCGACACCAGCATCTTCCAGGCCACCACCTAA
- the cpaB gene encoding Flp pilus assembly protein CpaB produces the protein MGVVAVMFGLLGAYIVQKNMQQPQPVAIDNAPQTYIVPRASMDLTAGRELTMGDMVIQRLTAKQVQEEGLPLQFMGRTSDIIGRTLRVDVPKGSSFDAHLFYPEGTGPSIVERLDPGMRAMTIKVAADEAVDMFATPGTWVDVLFRSEEDSSEDLPEMTVSLLEGVKVLAVNSTTTEMRNIRGQREARQETSVTLSVTPDQAVALRVVENRGTMALALRHPDDVDANAQFAGMTMDELLNRPVARERIEVYRGHNISQVEFRERFRANFDPEKLAKQNLNKQAKADPPANADAVK, from the coding sequence TTGGGCGTCGTAGCAGTCATGTTTGGACTGCTGGGAGCGTACATCGTCCAAAAGAACATGCAACAGCCCCAACCAGTTGCCATAGACAACGCTCCCCAAACGTATATCGTCCCACGGGCCAGTATGGACCTGACAGCCGGGCGAGAGCTAACCATGGGCGACATGGTTATTCAGCGTCTGACGGCGAAGCAAGTTCAAGAGGAAGGACTGCCGCTGCAATTCATGGGGCGTACTTCTGACATCATCGGTCGTACGCTGCGAGTTGATGTACCTAAGGGCTCATCATTTGACGCGCACTTGTTCTACCCGGAAGGGACCGGTCCAAGCATCGTCGAACGCCTCGATCCTGGCATGCGTGCCATGACCATCAAGGTTGCAGCGGACGAAGCGGTCGACATGTTCGCAACGCCAGGCACCTGGGTGGACGTTCTTTTCCGTAGCGAAGAGGACAGCTCAGAAGACCTGCCAGAAATGACCGTGAGCCTGTTGGAAGGCGTGAAGGTCTTGGCCGTCAACAGCACCACCACCGAGATGCGAAACATTCGCGGTCAGCGCGAAGCTCGCCAGGAAACCTCGGTTACCCTTTCGGTCACGCCGGATCAAGCAGTCGCTTTGCGAGTGGTTGAAAACCGCGGCACGATGGCCCTAGCCCTGCGTCACCCAGACGACGTCGATGCCAACGCTCAGTTCGCTGGCATGACCATGGACGAACTTCTGAATCGTCCTGTCGCACGCGAACGGATTGAAGTCTATCGCGGCCACAACATCTCGCAGGTCGAGTTCCGTGAACGCTTCCGAGCGAACTTCGATCCGGAGAAGCTGGCCAAGCAAAACCTGAACAAGCAGGCCAAGGCTGATCCACCTGCCAACGCAGACGCCGTGAAGTAA
- a CDS encoding A24 family peptidase yields MLFFEHPINMIPQLIILLFVAAYTATGAAWDMKTRKLPNWLTVSAFGLGVIFHTVAGALTEQGAIGGLLFSLAGFGVGFGILFVLFAIGGGAGGDVKFMGALGAWVGWKAILIIFIGSGLIAAISLFAMFIWSLIAGSAQANDAEKQQSLANRRVIPYAIPATISAWLVLGGLFTLKWVATSGSPITLEN; encoded by the coding sequence ATGTTGTTTTTCGAGCACCCTATAAACATGATCCCACAACTCATCATTTTGCTGTTTGTCGCTGCGTACACCGCCACCGGTGCTGCGTGGGACATGAAGACGCGCAAATTGCCGAATTGGCTGACGGTCAGCGCCTTTGGACTAGGTGTGATTTTTCATACCGTGGCCGGAGCATTGACCGAACAAGGCGCGATCGGCGGTCTGCTGTTTTCGCTGGCCGGTTTTGGCGTGGGGTTTGGCATTCTGTTCGTACTGTTCGCCATCGGCGGCGGTGCAGGCGGGGATGTCAAATTCATGGGGGCACTCGGAGCCTGGGTGGGCTGGAAGGCCATCCTGATAATTTTTATTGGCAGCGGGCTGATCGCAGCGATTAGCCTGTTTGCCATGTTTATATGGAGTCTGATCGCCGGTTCCGCGCAAGCGAATGATGCCGAAAAGCAACAATCGTTGGCCAATCGACGAGTGATTCCTTACGCGATTCCCGCAACCATCTCCGCCTGGCTCGTGCTAGGGGGACTATTCACGTTGAAATGGGTAGCCACTTCGGGATCGCCAATTACACTGGAAAACTAA
- a CDS encoding Flp family type IVb pilin, with protein MSLIKRLWNDEAGFVVSAELILIATIAVLGLIVALDTVRNAVTSELSDVAGAIQEVNQSYFVSQVVGHSAKNAGFAFVDELDFCDSVDDPADTDDNCVVHTGVAIDEGDVLTPIP; from the coding sequence ATGAGCCTCATTAAGCGTTTGTGGAATGACGAAGCTGGTTTCGTCGTATCCGCAGAATTGATCCTGATTGCGACGATCGCCGTCCTGGGTCTGATTGTTGCTCTGGACACCGTCCGTAACGCTGTTACGAGCGAACTGTCCGACGTTGCTGGTGCTATCCAGGAAGTCAACCAGTCCTACTTCGTTAGCCAAGTTGTTGGTCACAGCGCCAAGAACGCTGGCTTCGCATTCGTCGACGAACTCGACTTCTGCGATAGCGTTGACGATCCAGCTGACACCGACGACAACTGCGTTGTCCACACCGGTGTTGCCATCGACGAAGGCGACGTCCTGACTCCGATCCCTTAA
- a CDS encoding Flp family type IVb pilin has protein sequence MLTTLKKIWNDERGFVNSMELILIATLAVLGLIVGLVTFRDAVMQELADTGAAVGQFNQSYSVFVGDKNAGNQDNGPAINEQDGVVTVRRNFEYVNVRSTFNNFEYMDQPDVGDGQDTDGDPPPGIISIGGSINEGEALP, from the coding sequence ATGTTGACTACTCTGAAGAAAATTTGGAACGACGAACGAGGGTTCGTGAACTCGATGGAGTTAATCCTCATCGCCACGCTGGCCGTGCTGGGCTTGATCGTCGGGCTGGTCACTTTCCGCGATGCCGTCATGCAAGAGTTGGCCGATACGGGTGCCGCCGTCGGGCAATTCAATCAGTCCTACAGCGTGTTCGTCGGTGACAAGAACGCCGGCAACCAGGACAACGGCCCTGCCATTAACGAGCAAGACGGCGTTGTCACGGTTCGTCGCAACTTTGAATACGTAAACGTCCGCTCCACGTTCAACAACTTTGAATATATGGACCAACCTGACGTGGGCGACGGACAAGATACCGATGGCGATCCACCACCGGGAATCATTTCCATTGGTGGCTCCATTAACGAAGGTGAGGCGTTGCCATGA
- a CDS encoding TadE/TadG family type IV pilus assembly protein, which translates to MVQFRKSKRRAASLLEIIIGLPIVLILLLAVVQFGLLQSNQQTLKMASRAGALVAAELVIDGTETEPDASIVDAINEVLQKGGILSPAESITDIGEVQLNYIVYDFDNEDAIDDVIYFDAGCDPPPTTYPDYYYVQVTICIPATRLTPNVMACFGVDYSGRDAIMTSLYRHELSPVTAIPSP; encoded by the coding sequence ATGGTGCAGTTTCGCAAATCGAAACGCCGCGCGGCCAGCCTGCTAGAGATCATCATCGGACTTCCGATTGTTCTCATCTTGCTGCTTGCTGTGGTTCAATTCGGCTTGCTTCAGAGCAATCAGCAAACGCTCAAGATGGCAAGTCGAGCTGGCGCTTTGGTAGCGGCCGAACTGGTCATTGATGGAACGGAGACGGAGCCCGACGCATCCATCGTCGACGCCATTAACGAAGTCCTGCAGAAGGGGGGCATTCTGTCTCCTGCTGAATCGATCACGGATATCGGCGAAGTCCAACTGAATTATATTGTCTACGACTTTGACAACGAGGACGCCATCGACGACGTAATCTATTTCGATGCCGGGTGCGATCCACCCCCAACAACTTACCCAGACTATTACTATGTCCAAGTGACCATCTGCATTCCAGCAACGCGTCTGACACCGAATGTGATGGCTTGCTTTGGCGTTGACTATTCTGGACGCGATGCGATTATGACGAGCCTTTATCGTCACGAGTTATCTCCTGTCACCGCAATTCCATCACCCTAA
- a CDS encoding sulfatase-like hydrolase/transferase, which translates to MHWIGRSIVLLALLVIAAAIFWPDAWRAGSGNIPNKPLAEAESSGQTVPGFVSDAESMTADDNPHVSDMKNPLTRALDGMLASHGEVFKDSEDGLRDRIEDADRRLSGVKSDIRSAMRNANRQVRVPGQNSPLVMLVVLEGVAKDELGFYGEPGKTPLLEALAEQGTVFESCYAGPTVDIARHMLMTGSGFSKGKARSNQIAEMMWNSGYRALLVEDANWMSEYERHQYDEDVSAKVDPTTGLPVKLVFNGAEAKIVANQNEDSDDDISSTDLLVGQSRELLLKRPSNRPVYVEYHFSVTTDDPEARATQIAEIDQSIGRLFHSMHTARSGRSMVMVVTGLPPAKQPQNEGILSESNLQVPLMIYRSHKNNVAKIEEPCGLLDVLPTLAGMITSSRVPRHNGISLQPWMDGKPTSTRRFRWTNPSDEDQFAIRQGPWKAIFGASDQLFFLPDDPRETNNVAAQHPQVLQGLSGSSPNRTKMNF; encoded by the coding sequence ATGCATTGGATAGGTAGATCGATCGTTCTACTGGCGCTGCTGGTCATCGCTGCGGCGATTTTCTGGCCAGATGCATGGCGCGCGGGCAGCGGTAATATCCCCAACAAGCCTTTGGCTGAAGCGGAATCTAGTGGGCAAACGGTTCCAGGGTTCGTTTCGGATGCCGAGTCGATGACGGCTGATGATAATCCGCATGTCTCGGACATGAAGAATCCATTGACGCGGGCTCTCGATGGAATGCTGGCCTCGCATGGTGAAGTTTTTAAAGATTCCGAAGACGGCCTGCGAGATCGCATTGAAGATGCCGACCGACGCTTAAGTGGTGTCAAATCAGATATTCGAAGTGCGATGCGCAACGCCAATCGTCAGGTTCGCGTCCCTGGACAGAACTCACCCCTGGTCATGCTTGTTGTTTTAGAGGGTGTGGCCAAGGATGAACTTGGTTTCTATGGCGAGCCTGGTAAGACTCCTCTTTTGGAGGCATTAGCAGAGCAGGGAACGGTATTCGAGTCCTGTTATGCCGGGCCAACGGTCGACATTGCCCGGCACATGCTGATGACCGGTTCGGGGTTCAGCAAAGGAAAAGCTCGTAGCAATCAAATTGCCGAGATGATGTGGAACTCGGGCTATCGCGCTTTACTGGTCGAAGATGCGAACTGGATGTCGGAATACGAACGTCACCAATACGATGAAGACGTCTCGGCGAAAGTCGACCCAACGACCGGGCTTCCTGTGAAATTGGTCTTCAACGGAGCCGAGGCGAAGATCGTTGCCAATCAAAATGAAGACTCGGACGACGATATTTCGTCGACAGACCTTCTCGTGGGGCAGTCGCGCGAGTTACTGCTGAAGCGTCCGTCGAATCGTCCCGTTTACGTCGAATATCATTTCTCCGTAACGACCGATGATCCCGAGGCCCGAGCAACACAGATCGCCGAAATCGATCAATCGATCGGCCGACTGTTCCATTCGATGCACACGGCAAGAAGTGGGCGTTCGATGGTCATGGTTGTCACTGGTTTGCCACCAGCAAAACAGCCGCAAAACGAAGGGATTCTCAGTGAAAGCAACCTGCAAGTTCCGCTGATGATTTACCGTTCCCACAAAAATAATGTCGCCAAGATAGAGGAGCCCTGTGGTTTGCTGGACGTTCTGCCGACACTGGCCGGGATGATTACAAGCAGCCGAGTTCCTCGCCACAACGGCATTTCGTTACAGCCTTGGATGGATGGCAAGCCGACGTCCACTCGGCGTTTTCGCTGGACCAATCCCAGCGATGAAGATCAGTTCGCGATTCGCCAAGGACCGTGGAAGGCGATATTCGGGGCTTCCGATCAGCTCTTCTTTTTGCCCGACGATCCGCGGGAAACGAACAACGTGGCAGCTCAGCATCCTCAGGTGCTGCAAGGCTTGTCCGGCAGTAGTCCGAATCGCACCAAGATGAACTTCTAG
- a CDS encoding TadE/TadG family type IV pilus assembly protein, which yields MTQLNRRFDFLSKRARRGVSLLWIIIAFPALMLFLVFAVEIGNIWLARLELEQSLEANALAAVKQWAESGGGDTLIARDVGNEFSIANSVRRQDVDLTDMTLNTAFTNGANRLNYDDSGMAANPNQNLVCTDITDYNSYLQPGVMVFGAIIQTENLVDPAESVIFNADVIPSCAGPGSVLIDATGSGNLQTDNNHEWGIAFEAIGDEDAAAQANLRIYRVDINVDPDGLLDYEFTGTPEVADTLSNPKISGTGMSSGLSQNDNFLQEITTGDIIFSITPGTPELLTITFSNPLDLAVGLTPGDRFRFGANVIDVSNPNSNTQVDGDEVGGVAEVTVYFSYNGVADSMEMGTLVDTMDKGNNCGGDAYIFTDAIGEDHVIVHPTNTVDLPCPAASAANNNGQSYVSIGTSGQSHFYAVRAQATIGVESVVQQICGFNLGPWGVSAKATAYYDCETSDPKLIRVDVFQCDPPPAN from the coding sequence ATGACGCAACTCAACCGACGATTCGACTTCCTGAGCAAGCGTGCCCGGCGTGGTGTATCGCTGCTGTGGATCATCATTGCGTTTCCGGCGCTGATGCTCTTCTTAGTGTTTGCCGTCGAGATCGGGAATATCTGGCTTGCACGACTTGAGTTGGAGCAAAGCCTGGAAGCGAATGCTCTGGCTGCCGTTAAGCAGTGGGCGGAGTCGGGTGGTGGGGATACGCTCATTGCTCGTGATGTAGGAAATGAGTTTTCGATCGCTAACTCCGTGCGACGGCAGGATGTCGATCTCACCGATATGACGCTCAATACTGCATTCACGAACGGAGCCAATCGACTCAACTACGACGACAGCGGGATGGCAGCGAATCCAAATCAGAACTTGGTCTGTACCGATATTACTGACTACAACAGCTACCTTCAGCCTGGCGTGATGGTTTTCGGGGCCATTATTCAGACCGAAAATCTCGTTGATCCGGCGGAAAGCGTGATTTTCAACGCGGATGTGATTCCTAGTTGTGCCGGCCCCGGAAGTGTTTTGATCGACGCGACTGGAAGCGGTAATTTGCAGACCGACAACAATCACGAATGGGGCATCGCATTTGAAGCGATTGGAGACGAAGACGCGGCCGCTCAGGCAAATCTCCGAATCTACCGAGTTGATATCAATGTCGACCCTGATGGTTTGCTTGACTATGAATTCACAGGCACACCGGAAGTTGCGGATACCCTGAGCAACCCCAAGATCTCCGGTACAGGTATGTCTAGCGGGCTTAGCCAGAACGACAATTTTCTTCAGGAAATCACGACGGGCGATATCATCTTTTCGATTACGCCTGGCACTCCTGAACTGCTGACAATTACTTTCTCGAATCCCTTAGACTTAGCTGTGGGTTTGACTCCTGGTGACCGCTTTCGTTTCGGTGCTAATGTAATCGATGTGTCGAATCCCAATTCAAACACTCAGGTAGATGGTGATGAAGTTGGCGGCGTTGCCGAAGTTACCGTTTACTTTTCCTACAACGGCGTGGCAGATTCGATGGAAATGGGAACACTCGTCGATACGATGGATAAGGGTAACAATTGTGGTGGTGATGCCTACATCTTCACAGATGCCATTGGCGAAGACCACGTGATTGTGCATCCTACGAATACTGTTGACTTACCATGCCCTGCCGCTTCGGCGGCCAATAATAATGGACAGTCTTACGTATCGATTGGTACCTCAGGGCAATCGCATTTCTATGCGGTGCGAGCTCAAGCGACCATTGGTGTCGAAAGCGTCGTACAACAAATCTGTGGTTTCAATCTGGGGCCCTGGGGCGTCAGTGCGAAGGCCACAGCCTACTACGATTGCGAAACGAGCGATCCGAAACTGATTCGCGTTGATGTGTTTCAATGTGATCCTCCTCCTGCAAATTGA